The Elgaria multicarinata webbii isolate HBS135686 ecotype San Diego chromosome 11, rElgMul1.1.pri, whole genome shotgun sequence genome segment TGTGTTGTGGGATTAATGCTCCTGATGGTGGTACGCctacttctaaaaaagccctccctggatcccctggatcttaatcatagaatcatagaatcatagaatagcagagttggaaggggcctacaaggccatcgagtccaaccccctgctcaatgcaggaatccaccctaaagcatccccgacagatgcttgtccagctgcctcttgaatgcctctagtgtgggagagcccacaacctccctaggtagctgattccattgtcgcactgctctaacagtcaggaagtttttcctgatgtccagccggaatctggcttcctttaacttgagcgcgttattccgtgtcctgcactctgggaggatcgagaagagatcctggccctcctctgtgtgacaaccttttaagtatttgaagagtgctatcatgtctcccctcaatcttctcttctctataataactatagaccaatataAAATCTACCATTTTGAGataaggtgattgagagggcggttgcaaaccaactccaagcagttttggatgacacagattagagcaggatatggagttgagacagctgtggtcgccttagcggatgatctacgcctgagtattgacagggtgtgtgtgtccctgctggtacttttggatctctcagcggcttttgataccattgaccatggtatccttctggatcacctgatgggattgggaatcgggggctctgtgcttcagtggttccggtcctacctctcgggcaggttccagatggtgatgcttggggatagctgctcctcaaagaaggagctgctgcgtGGTATACCACAAGGTgctatcctttccccaatgctatttaatatttacatgaaactgctgtgagagatcatccagaggcatggggcagggtgctatcagtatgctgatgacacccaaatatatttctccatGCCTTCAggtaaggatagtgtgtctcctctgaatgaatgcttagaagcggtaatgggctggatgaggaaaaacaaactgaagcagaatccagacaagacggaggtgcttgctgtcaaaggccacaacctgggtttggtggtgtgtcaactggttccggatggggctacactccccctgaaagactgtgttcgcagcttggaggtgcttctggatccatcgctccaaatgacagcccagatagatgcgacagccaggagtgcctactatcagctttgactgatacgccagctgcgtctggaagggtgactacctgggaacccaaTATACATTTGATTccagcaatgagcagggggttggactcgatggccttgtaggcaccttccaactctactattctatgattttatgaagtgcattggtaactgttggggcacaatccacattccatataccactttcatagtattatttcctgctttttattccacattcataatgacttGAAGATTGCAGATTATATGAGACCCCCAGGAATAGATATTTAGCAAGGTATTTGGATCAAATGGCCCACAGCACAGACGGGGACAAAATCGTCCATCTTCCCACAATGAATTCTATATTGTTGAATCTAGCCTATTTTGCAGTGAATGTGGCAAAAATCAGGAAAGCCTTTTTGAATAAAGATGTACTTTAAGAACTATGATAATTCAAATGGCGTCCTATCAGAAACCATATGTAGAATAATACtatgtaatataatgtaatatatgtattgatgtatttgttgtatttgattttatatatgacttgtattcggctaaaacccattcagggttgccataataataaaatgacagtctcttagaaatgcaataaccaggagaaggagtgggagatgcacagacAGCTCACAACATCATCAAAATGTCCCATGAACTTCCATTAGTGGCTAGTCACGggcatgctataaatcgctcattcaAAGCAGCCCAATATTTTGTTGATGGAAAATCTCGCTGCCACCACCCCATATACAAACAGCTactgggaggattgcagaagtGAGGGGTAGGCAACATAGTGCCTCCAGGCTCCAATGTACTCCCAAATACCTTTCTTGGCACTGGCCAAAGAGCCCTACCACTACTActtctaaaaaggaagaaaaataatacattttcataGCATCAGTTGGGATCACTCTGAAATAGTTTTCTGTTGCTACTGAAAACTGTGGAGTTTTTTAATATGTTGGGTTTCAGATCCCAtccctgccttgtactcagttatTAGGCACAAGTCCTTTGCCACATcgtccatggcagccattttatggtggtgctcAGGAACTTTTAGCAAATTCTTAAATAAAACTATGGGCTGAAGAAGGTAGGCTACCCTTGACCTAAGCTCAAAGGGAATGATGATGTATGGAAGGTGGAAGCAGCAGATGGCAACAGTACCCCTGCTTTcagaaacaacccccccccaaacccaccaTCCAAACTCCAGTGTCCCGTCCATAGAAGTCCTGGCTCTACCACAACACTACCCACAAGCACTCCAAAATTTGCAGAGCACTCAAACACTTATGGACCCCAAAAGTCTCCCAGCTCTCCTCTAAAATATGGAAAAACTCTATGCTGGCTTACCAACTTTTTCTTAAACAATTTGCCATGGAATTTCTCATACATGGGGAACAAAAGAATTATCCAGATTCAATGGCCACTGTATCCCCTCTAACCTAGGTAAGATCCTTCCAAACATTGGGGAAAATGATGGAGAGTacaccaccatttatttattttaaaaaagaaggggcCCTATATTTCGCTGGTCAGTACTACCAGGCAAACACTCATGACGCATTCTTTCTTGCAGGAGAAATGTCTGGGCACCCAGAACAGAACAAACATTACTTGAAGAGactgagactgagggccttgctagaccatgggttagcccgggctaacacccgggcttgcccctgcgcattcagatgacacacaggggctgccgggctcaggcaggggtcaaccttgCCTGGGCCTGGGGtatctggctacagttgtagcccagtatttcccacagtctcaggctgagttAGAGACCGCGAGTGTGTAGCCGGTTACCGCAATTGCGGTCCCCGGTTACCGCAATTAcacgtgagtagctgggaaaagcggcggatggggtgcagtgctctgcaggagcactgggcccatcggagctggggggagctgggggggggaaagattggagccggggggagatgggggggaagattggagatgggggagatgggggggaagattggagccaggggggaatcAAAGTGAGGGGGAGAGCGGggaactcctttttttttttaaaaaaaaacttgccttaagcggtggtgcgctcctgcgcatacATCCCCTTTAAAacgaaaaaaatggcggatgcgatggggcttttgTGCAGCCCGTTGCATCtaatgtgtggaaaggagcgacagcccgcactacttctagtgcACGTTGGCCACTCCTCAGCACCGGATaatgcggtaggtctagcaaggtcctgagACATTTCCATTGGGAATCTTTCCATTTGGTGGGTAGAAATATGACAGGAGTGAAATTATAAATGGAAGAGTGATTTGGGGATATGGCAACACCCTTcctataacatttatttatttatttatttatttataaaacatttgTTCCCCACCCTacatcattgggatctcagggcagcgtacagataaaatcaattcaaacatgACTATGACAACCATAAGTGAGTACCAAGTCACAGGACTAGACCTCTCTAGCTGCTGCCCATAATTCATGTCTTTCTCCATGTCATCCTTATCTTCCCAGAGGCAACCAGGCAGCTACTCAAAACGGAAGGAGACAAGGATGTCCTTGCACAGAGGCAGGAGTGTGATAGGCCAGAGGCCTTGGACACCAAACATCCCCCAAATGAGCACCGCTTTTGGCTACACGGTATCCTTTGATCACATTCCAATTGAATTCAGATGCTTTATTTTCTTATTAAGATCCAGCAACATAATATTGACATCCAAATACTCTTAAGAGTTAATGACATACTCCATAGGCTGTTTTACTGGAATTGTCCACTTGCATATCCATGTTTACTAAATATTGTAAccaatgcattttcttttctccccaatAAGTaactgtgttttgttgttgtgcaTGTTGACTTTATtccaaaataaaattccatgttaaaaggggaaagggggaatgtGAAAATCAGACGGTTCTGTTCCACCTATTTGGAGGGCTTATTACATAGGAAAACAAAGTTATTTTAAATTACGGTTTCTTCAGCAATCTCTGAGGGGTGATTTCATTGCACAGCAGAACCAGCCTCGATGGACTAGTTCCCAAGGGCCATTCCTTTGTTAGATGAAAGCTTAAGCAAGCCTTTAAAAAAACTGACTCAAGCTCACTGCATAACCCACAACCAAGCTGTCCAAGCTCACCCTACAATGCAGCCTCTTCTCTCTGTACCACCACAGGTCAACTTTGAGGGGCATAATACAAAGAAGAAAACTTGCTCTTCCGTCCCTGAAATTTTGCcttctgtgtgtctctggctgggTGGAGCATGTTGCTATATGCTACTCTGGTACATAAATCTTGGTTTATAGCCAACTCAAAAGATGAGAGGAGGGCTCAATTTGCTAATCTGTGACCTCTGAAGGACAACCTGAAAGATGAGGACTTTACCAATAGACGTGTGTATTGTTGTTTTGTACATATTTAACCCCCAGATAGCTAGGTCAAGGCAGAAAGTCAACTGAGATGcattggggtgggagtgggggaatctCTGGTCAATTTTTGATGAATTGTCAGCAGCTGATGGCTACTGGGATTTTGCAAAGAGGACAGCACTGGGGGCTCATCCAGGAAACAGGTTTGCATTGAGTGCACCCTCAGCATTGTTGCAAACACAATTACTCACTGTCATGGTGGGTATTCAGATATCTTCACCATGACCAACTGCTGCTTCTAAATGTGAAACATGTCAGTGGATGAAGAGAGTTCAAATAAAGAGAAATATATCAAGGAACGCTAAAGTAAGAGTATCCTTCTCTTATTGGTGTCTCACTTATGACAATGTTACTTATTGCTATAAAGAATGAATTACAAGATAACAACCCAGCAATTCTTCAGCCATACTGGCTTCCTTCTTTTGCAAATTAACAGCCTTATGGTTCTTATTTCAGAAGCCATTGTATGGCCCAAGTATGAGGAAAACTCATACCATATCAACATGCTTCATCCATAACAAGCATCAGACAGTATAACGTAGATTACCATAGAAAAAGTTAAAATCAGCCTGTTCCCAGGCTGGTTCTGTGTGCTCCAGATGGATCTTCATAATGGGACCACAGTGCAGGAATTTATTCTGCTGGGCTTCAGAGTTGGGCAACAGGGGCGCCTTCTTCTCCTGACCTTCTTCACAGCTGCCTACACCCTGACTTTGGCTGAGaacttcatcatcatcatgctaGTAACTCAAGATGCTCACTTGTCCCATCTCCCCATGTACATCCTGCTGAGCAACTTCTCATGGCTGGAAATATGTTATGTAAGTTCCACTATGCCACGGATACTCTTTGACCTATCCTTCCCAGGTGGTGTCATCTCCTTCCATGCCTGCTTCCTCCAGTTTTACGTCTTCTTCTCACTTGGCACCAGTGAATGCTTCTTCCTCTCAGCCATGGCCCTAGATCGCTATCTGGCCATCTGCCATCCACTGCGCTACCCACAAATTATGACCCCAAATTTCTGCTATGTCCTAGTGGCTGCTTGTTGGGCCATTGGCTTCCTATGGTATGTTGTGCCGGTGTTTTTGATCTCCAGGTTGTCCTTCTGTGGTTCGAACACGATTGATCACTTTGCGTGTGACTCTGCTGAACTCCTGGCCTTGGCCTGCCCCCCACTGGGGTACCTCCCCCTCTTCTGCTACATCATCACTTCTTTTCTAATTCTGGCTACCTTTCTGTTCATTGCGGTCTCATATGTAGGTATAGTTTTCACCCTGGTGAAAACATCTAGCCAAAGCAGTGGTATCAAGGGCTTTTCTACAGTCTCTTCCCATCTAGCTGTTGTGACACTCTTCTATGGGTCTGTAGCTGCTATGTATATAGGACACAGTGGAGAAAGTCATACTGAGAACACTAAA includes the following:
- the LOC134405720 gene encoding olfactory receptor 11G2-like, coding for MDLHNGTTVQEFILLGFRVGQQGRLLLLTFFTAAYTLTLAENFIIIMLVTQDAHLSHLPMYILLSNFSWLEICYVSSTMPRILFDLSFPGGVISFHACFLQFYVFFSLGTSECFFLSAMALDRYLAICHPLRYPQIMTPNFCYVLVAACWAIGFLWYVVPVFLISRLSFCGSNTIDHFACDSAELLALACPPLGYLPLFCYIITSFLILATFLFIAVSYVGIVFTLVKTSSQSSGIKGFSTVSSHLAVVTLFYGSVAAMYIGHSGESHTENTKMITLFYSEVAPLLNPLIYCLRNDQVKQALVKFLRKKGLI